A section of the Oryzias melastigma strain HK-1 linkage group LG14, ASM292280v2, whole genome shotgun sequence genome encodes:
- the angptl5 gene encoding angiopoietin-related protein 5 — translation MWTTVLLLLLPLLSSTSRTTHDHLNQSEILSEDVSDIPVKSQKPPGEVKGQDTCSIPCDITVRLLRDEKHSLCGQLQQSLLAFGRSTRKLMRDVMEEQQRALDVLSNQVSELMMKMQTLSSEVQRSNTEMFSMKPVQSHGRDCSEIKDNLMSSVPKIPSGIYIIHPENTDSSFEVFCEMDYMGGGWTVMQKRSDGLTDFRRPWADYVDGFGHLAGEHWLGLRKVYHIVNQKDARFQIHIALVSHDDVTSYASYDDFRLDNETSFFRIHLGRYGGSAGDAFRGYDQDQNQDTAPFSASDMDNDGCNPSCTIENKIVESCSLQQNHSGWWFNQCGLANLNGSPWDSDQNQGWHILWDTWRQNGIPYTIRSVTMKIRRIATNN, via the exons ATGTGGACAACtgttctcctgctgctcctgcctCTTCTGTCTTCCACA AGCAGGACAACACATGATCACTTGAACCAATCAGAAATTCTCTCTGAGGACGTCTCTGACATCCCTGTCAAAAGCCAGAAACCACCtggagaggtcaaaggtcaggacACCTGCTCCATCCCATGTGATATCACTGTCAGACTGCTCCGAGATGAAAAACATTCCCTCTGTG GCCAGTTGCAGCAGTCACTGCTGGCGTTTGGTCGTAGCACCAGGAAGCTGATGAGGGATGTGATGGAAGAGCAGCAGAGGGCCCTGGACGTCCTCAGTAatcaa GTCAGTGAACTGATGATGAAGATGCAGACACTCAGCTCTGAGGTCCAGAGAAGCAACACTGAGATGTTTTCAATGAAACCTGTGCAATCCCATG GACGAGATTGCAGTGAGATCAAGGACAACCTCATGTCATCCGTTCCAAAGATCCCCAGTGGCATTTACATTATCCACCCAGAGAACACAGACTCTTCCTTTGAG GTGTTCTGTGAGATGGACTACATGGGAGGAGGATGGACAGTGATGCAAAAGAGGAGTGATGGCTTAACTGACTTCAGAAGACCCTGGGCGGATTACGTTGATGGCTTTGGACACCTTGCAG GAGAACACTGGTTGGGTCTGAGGAAAGTGTATCACATCGTAAACCAGAAAGATGCTCGCTTCCAGATTCACATCGCCCTTGTTTCCCATGATGATGTCACTTCCTATGCCTCTTATGATGACTTCCGCCTTGACAATGAAACAAGTTTCTTCAGAATACACCTGGGCAGATATGGAGGCAGTGCTG GGGATGCGTTCAGGGGTTATGACCAGGACCAGAATCAGGACACAGCTCCATTTAGTGCCTCAGATATGGACAATGATGGCTGCAACCCTTCTTGCACCATTGAAAACAAAATCGTGGAAAGCTGCAGCCTTCAGCAGAACCACTCAGGCTGGTGGTTCAATCAGTGCGGCCTGGCGAACCTCAACGGCTCTCCCTGGGACTCAGATCAGAACCAGGGGTGGCACATCCTTTGGGACACCTGGAGGCAGAATGGAATCCCTTACACCATCAGATCGGTTACAATGAAGATCAGAAGGATTGCAACCAATAACTGA